A part of Fervidobacterium thailandense genomic DNA contains:
- the era gene encoding GTPase Era: MKAGFASFVGKPNVGKSSIINAIMGKKVVIVSDKPQTTRNRINVIYTDTDSQIIFVDTPGLHKPIHRLGEYMVKAAVQALKNVDLLLFTVDAKEGFEKPEEHITELVNQSGTPVIGVINKIDLVKADKVATIEEIMREKVKKLVALVRTSAVTGEGLSELLSVIKANLPESPQYYPEDMVTDRPLSFIAAELIREKVFHFTYEEVPHSTAVIVEEVKERPNGVIYIRANIYVERESQKGIIIGQNGQMIKKIGEHARKDIEFLLDRKVYLDLHVKVKKDWRNKDFIILNEIGMRDDIN, from the coding sequence ATGAAGGCGGGTTTTGCATCGTTCGTAGGAAAACCGAACGTGGGAAAGTCGTCCATAATCAACGCGATAATGGGAAAGAAGGTTGTAATTGTATCGGATAAGCCACAAACAACACGCAACAGAATAAATGTTATCTACACCGACACGGACTCGCAAATCATCTTTGTGGACACACCTGGGCTCCACAAACCGATCCACAGACTTGGGGAATACATGGTAAAAGCCGCGGTGCAGGCCCTCAAGAACGTCGATCTTTTGCTCTTCACCGTCGATGCAAAAGAAGGTTTTGAGAAACCGGAAGAACATATCACCGAACTTGTGAATCAATCCGGCACACCGGTAATTGGTGTAATCAACAAAATTGATCTCGTAAAGGCGGACAAAGTAGCCACAATAGAGGAGATTATGAGGGAAAAGGTGAAAAAACTGGTGGCGCTTGTCCGAACCTCGGCAGTCACCGGAGAAGGGTTGTCAGAGCTTCTGAGTGTGATAAAGGCAAACTTACCTGAGAGCCCGCAATATTATCCTGAGGATATGGTTACCGACAGACCACTATCGTTCATCGCCGCCGAGCTCATCAGAGAAAAGGTATTCCACTTCACCTACGAGGAAGTTCCACACTCGACCGCCGTGATCGTGGAGGAAGTGAAGGAACGACCAAACGGTGTCATCTACATTCGAGCGAACATATACGTTGAGCGTGAGAGCCAGAAGGGGATAATCATCGGACAAAATGGCCAGATGATAAAGAAGATCGGTGAACACGCCCGTAAAGATATTGAGTTCCTTTTGGACCGCAAAGTGTACCTCGACTTGCACGTGAAAGTAAAGAAAGATTGGAGAAACAAAGACTTCATCATCTTGAACGAAATTGGTATGCGAGATGACATAAACTGA
- a CDS encoding DegT/DnrJ/EryC1/StrS family aminotransferase: MKEQEMIKAMERLKVPLSRPQVTDEDVEVVVKILKSGRLSLGPYLKLFEEHVAEYVGARYAVAVSSGTAALHLILKALDFSSEDVLIVPSFTFVASANVALFEKGDVVFVDIEPVTMNLDPTHLEVLLEKLAKDGKRVFLMAVDIFGHPIDWDAIYNLKYKYNFTIVEDSCEALGSEYKGRKVGTFGIAGAFAFYPNKQITTGEGGVLVTDDEKIAKLAKALRNQGRSEGAGWLEHEFVGYNYRMDELSAGLGWSQIKRIDDIIEKRNQAAQRYTSCLRYVELPVVKDYVTKMSWFVYVVKLPKGTTREQRNKIINYLNEQGIEARNYFEPVHLQRPYRELGWSEGTLPVTEEIAQRTVALPFYTDITVEEQEYVAYHLEKAIEYYL, encoded by the coding sequence ATGAAAGAACAGGAGATGATCAAAGCGATGGAGCGTTTGAAGGTTCCCCTATCAAGGCCACAGGTGACGGATGAAGATGTGGAAGTCGTCGTGAAGATACTCAAATCGGGTAGGCTCAGTCTTGGACCTTACTTAAAGTTGTTCGAGGAACACGTGGCGGAATACGTCGGGGCCAGATATGCTGTTGCCGTCTCAAGTGGTACGGCCGCGTTGCATCTAATTTTGAAAGCCCTGGATTTTTCAAGCGAGGATGTCTTAATCGTACCGTCTTTCACCTTTGTTGCGTCGGCGAATGTCGCACTTTTCGAGAAAGGCGACGTAGTTTTTGTTGACATTGAGCCAGTTACGATGAACCTTGATCCAACACATCTTGAAGTTTTGCTCGAAAAATTGGCCAAGGACGGTAAAAGGGTTTTCTTGATGGCAGTCGATATCTTCGGCCATCCAATTGACTGGGATGCAATTTACAATTTGAAGTATAAGTACAACTTTACAATCGTCGAGGACTCGTGCGAAGCGTTGGGGAGCGAATACAAGGGAAGAAAGGTGGGAACGTTCGGAATAGCAGGTGCATTCGCGTTCTATCCCAACAAACAGATAACGACCGGTGAAGGGGGCGTTCTGGTTACCGACGATGAAAAGATCGCAAAACTGGCCAAAGCGCTGAGAAATCAGGGCAGGTCTGAAGGTGCGGGTTGGCTCGAGCACGAGTTCGTTGGATACAACTATCGGATGGACGAGCTATCGGCTGGGCTGGGATGGTCACAAATAAAAAGGATCGATGATATCATCGAAAAAAGGAATCAAGCTGCACAAAGGTACACATCCTGTTTGAGGTACGTCGAACTACCGGTTGTAAAGGACTATGTAACGAAAATGAGTTGGTTCGTGTACGTTGTAAAGTTACCGAAAGGTACGACTCGAGAGCAACGAAACAAGATTATAAACTATTTAAATGAGCAAGGTATCGAGGCCAGAAACTACTTTGAACCTGTTCATCTTCAGCGCCCGTACAGGGAGCTTGGATGGAGTGAGGGAACGCTGCCGGTTACCGAAGAAATCGCCCAGCGAACGGTAGCGCTACCTTTTTACACCGACATCACCGTCGAGGAGCAAGAATACGTTGCGTATCACCTTGAAAAGGCGATAGAATACTATTTGTAA
- a CDS encoding ABC transporter ATP-binding protein, which yields MVIAENISKVYGTGDSKVVALDGVNLEVRSGEIVAILGPSGSGKTTLLNILAGLDLPTTGRVLIEDKDITSMSEEERTRFRGKNMGFIFQFFNLVPVLTAVENVELPLLLNGVDFATARRRAVELLERMNVAHRKDAYPSQLSGGEQQRVSIARALATNPKIIWADEPTGALDEKNGEQIKQLIVELNREYGTTFVIVTHDLNVARIANRIVRMNSGKIVSIEDNVGE from the coding sequence ATTGTAATCGCGGAAAATATTTCAAAAGTTTACGGTACAGGAGATTCAAAAGTTGTAGCGCTTGACGGTGTCAATCTGGAGGTGCGATCTGGGGAAATAGTCGCGATCCTCGGGCCATCCGGTTCCGGCAAGACCACATTGTTGAACATTCTCGCCGGGCTCGACTTACCCACTACAGGTCGAGTACTCATAGAAGACAAGGATATTACGAGTATGTCCGAAGAGGAGCGTACGAGGTTTCGTGGAAAGAACATGGGGTTTATATTCCAGTTCTTCAACCTCGTTCCTGTTTTGACCGCCGTTGAAAACGTCGAATTGCCGCTCTTATTGAACGGCGTAGACTTTGCCACGGCACGAAGAAGGGCCGTAGAGCTACTGGAAAGGATGAACGTTGCACACCGTAAAGACGCTTACCCATCGCAGCTTTCCGGCGGCGAACAGCAAAGGGTATCCATTGCAAGGGCGTTGGCTACGAACCCGAAGATCATCTGGGCGGATGAGCCAACGGGAGCTCTCGACGAAAAGAACGGAGAACAGATCAAACAATTGATAGTGGAACTCAACCGCGAGTATGGAACCACCTTCGTAATCGTGACACACGATCTAAACGTGGCACGTATTGCAAACCGTATTGTTCGCATGAACAGTGGGAAGATAGTCTCGATAGAAGATAACGTCGGTGAGTAG
- the holA gene encoding DNA polymerase III subunit delta yields MVYFLVGNSSLGKDIYVANFLKKVDGQYQKVYADDENKLDELKNAAVSFGLFSDVKIYDIVDFENWSKKDREAFLKIDFPRDNVHVFVRIESVPKEVRESEKVKILSFETPKEWEEDKWIQFILNLAANIELSINDEIARLLLKQVGTDEYALLTELQKIKAYSKGNTSQLTIEEIADIVYKRTVTKLDELCYALTEGDSDRFRAVLDEVCNEYEPPLIVYSLGKHVVELLNIVENVKPKDVYSWPDVAQVSKELGIPTPRVARFLGFKFKGQRQNPVNHRKLYDFESVRKLIEELYFIDRQVKLGGDVRLLLSNLFLKLRKNLEKQSK; encoded by the coding sequence GTGGTTTACTTCTTGGTAGGTAATTCGTCCCTTGGAAAGGATATTTACGTTGCAAATTTTCTCAAAAAGGTGGATGGGCAGTACCAAAAGGTTTACGCCGACGATGAGAACAAACTCGATGAACTGAAAAACGCCGCCGTTAGTTTTGGACTATTCTCAGACGTTAAGATCTACGATATCGTCGATTTTGAAAACTGGTCGAAGAAAGATAGGGAAGCTTTCCTTAAAATCGATTTTCCAAGGGATAACGTACACGTCTTCGTTAGGATCGAAAGCGTGCCGAAGGAAGTGAGAGAATCGGAGAAAGTTAAAATCTTGTCTTTCGAAACACCAAAAGAATGGGAAGAGGATAAGTGGATTCAGTTCATTCTGAACTTGGCAGCGAACATCGAACTGAGTATTAACGACGAAATCGCTCGCTTACTCTTAAAGCAAGTTGGCACAGACGAGTACGCACTGCTGACGGAACTGCAAAAGATAAAGGCATACTCAAAAGGAAACACTTCACAGTTGACAATTGAGGAAATCGCCGATATTGTGTACAAAAGAACTGTAACAAAACTTGATGAACTTTGCTACGCACTGACCGAAGGTGATTCCGATAGATTTAGAGCAGTTCTGGACGAAGTGTGCAACGAGTACGAACCGCCACTTATAGTTTACTCCCTCGGAAAACACGTTGTTGAACTCTTGAACATCGTTGAAAACGTCAAACCCAAGGACGTGTACTCCTGGCCGGATGTTGCACAAGTTTCGAAGGAACTGGGCATTCCCACACCGAGGGTGGCAAGGTTCCTCGGGTTCAAGTTCAAAGGTCAGAGACAAAACCCAGTTAACCACAGAAAGTTGTACGATTTTGAGAGCGTTCGCAAGCTAATCGAAGAGCTCTATTTCATAGATAGGCAAGTGAAACTCGGTGGTGACGTGCGATTGCTTCTCAGCAACCTATTTCTCAAACTCAGAAAAAACTTGGAAAAACAGTCCAAGTAG
- the dnaB gene encoding replicative DNA helicase, whose translation MKNVPSNIEAEQALIGSILIEPEKMDQIVSIVNSSDFYDPRNKYIFRVMEELHEEGQPIDIISVCDRLRDEGLLDKVGGELYVAQLADTVPTAAHADVYAQIVRDKAILRELIAAGSQIVERAYSDSDVEEILDEAERIVFRIAESRATKTYVDIRSALTEVFEHLEQLREKHLKGIAGLVTGIPTGFKKLDEMTSGFHKSDLIIIAARPSVGKTAFALNLARNMATVGEASVGIFSLEMSKEQLIQRLLCMESLVDLQKVRRGWLSDEEWKRLVAGASKLMKANIIIDDESNLEPRVLRAKARRMKKEYNVDAIFIDYLQLMNLGDRRDSRQQEISEISRSLKLLARELDIAIVALSQLSRAVEQREDKRPRLSDLRESGAIEQDADVVIFLYREEYYKKQRVDLPHETEIIIGKQRNGPIGTVTLMFNPSFTNFFEPDVFHQE comes from the coding sequence TTGAAAAACGTTCCTTCCAACATTGAAGCCGAACAGGCGTTGATAGGGAGTATTTTGATCGAGCCAGAAAAAATGGATCAGATTGTTTCAATAGTTAACTCCTCGGATTTTTACGATCCGAGGAACAAGTATATTTTCCGTGTGATGGAAGAGCTTCACGAAGAGGGACAACCCATCGACATCATCTCAGTTTGCGACAGGCTCCGGGACGAGGGTTTACTCGATAAAGTCGGTGGAGAACTTTACGTCGCCCAGTTGGCTGATACAGTTCCAACTGCCGCACACGCGGATGTTTACGCCCAGATAGTTCGCGACAAGGCGATATTGCGTGAGCTCATAGCCGCCGGAAGCCAAATCGTTGAGCGTGCTTACAGCGATTCGGACGTTGAAGAGATTCTTGACGAAGCTGAGCGCATAGTCTTTAGGATCGCCGAATCGAGGGCAACGAAGACGTACGTTGACATTAGAAGCGCGTTGACGGAGGTTTTCGAACATTTAGAACAGCTACGCGAAAAGCACCTCAAAGGTATAGCGGGACTTGTTACTGGTATCCCCACCGGGTTTAAGAAGTTGGATGAGATGACCTCGGGTTTCCATAAATCTGATCTGATCATCATAGCTGCGAGGCCAAGTGTCGGAAAAACAGCTTTCGCCCTAAACCTTGCAAGAAATATGGCCACAGTTGGTGAGGCATCCGTTGGTATTTTTAGCTTGGAAATGAGTAAGGAACAACTCATCCAGCGTCTCCTCTGCATGGAATCACTTGTGGATTTGCAAAAGGTCAGGCGCGGGTGGCTGAGTGACGAGGAGTGGAAAAGACTCGTTGCCGGCGCTTCCAAGTTGATGAAAGCCAACATCATTATAGATGACGAATCAAACCTTGAACCACGTGTGTTACGTGCTAAGGCACGGCGAATGAAAAAAGAGTACAACGTGGATGCTATATTCATCGACTATCTTCAACTGATGAACCTCGGTGATAGAAGGGATAGCCGTCAGCAGGAAATATCGGAGATCTCAAGATCGCTCAAGCTCCTTGCGCGTGAGTTGGATATCGCGATAGTGGCTCTTTCGCAACTTTCGAGGGCCGTTGAGCAACGGGAAGATAAGCGTCCGAGGTTGAGTGACCTTCGCGAATCGGGTGCGATCGAGCAAGATGCGGATGTGGTGATATTCCTCTACCGTGAGGAGTACTACAAAAAGCAACGTGTCGACCTTCCCCACGAGACGGAGATAATAATCGGCAAACAACGAAATGGTCCGATAGGTACCGTAACTCTCATGTTCAACCCGTCGTTCACGAATTTCTTCGAACCAGATGTATTCCATCAGGAATAA
- the coaD gene encoding pantetheine-phosphate adenylyltransferase, which produces MRAVYPGSFDPITYGHIDIARRAAALFDELYVVVMENKRKKYTFSVDERVEMVRECLKDLPNVHVESFSGLLVEYTALKNVNVVIRGLRAVTDFEYELQMALANKEICNGVETVFLMTDKSYSFLSSSLVKEVASFGGKVSQWVPEIVERRLMEKLRRGELSG; this is translated from the coding sequence ATTAGGGCCGTGTATCCAGGTTCTTTCGATCCAATCACGTATGGACACATCGACATTGCGCGAAGGGCGGCAGCACTCTTCGATGAGTTGTACGTCGTGGTCATGGAAAACAAACGCAAAAAGTATACTTTTTCAGTCGACGAGCGCGTAGAAATGGTGCGCGAGTGTCTGAAGGATTTACCAAACGTACACGTTGAGAGTTTTTCGGGATTGCTTGTGGAGTACACTGCGCTCAAGAACGTGAACGTAGTTATTCGTGGGTTGAGGGCTGTCACCGATTTTGAGTACGAACTCCAAATGGCACTCGCAAACAAGGAGATCTGCAACGGGGTGGAAACTGTCTTTTTAATGACCGACAAAAGCTACTCGTTCCTGTCCTCCAGCCTTGTAAAGGAAGTCGCTTCGTTCGGTGGAAAAGTCTCACAGTGGGTACCTGAAATAGTAGAGCGGAGATTGATGGAAAAATTGAGAAGAGGTGAGCTTTCTGGCTGA
- the lnt gene encoding apolipoprotein N-acyltransferase: protein MVENLLNVFLSAALLTLSMPGYLDGILAFVSLIGLFFALERGGPFSSAILSFLFFFTFTFLNFHFLIDVLTKGMPSLFGNFSPSAGFFVYLLFCILEALPFLIFGFLYSLWHEKIRFRFLQPLFVASLYTVSEFLRSVGDLGFTGGRISEGLYTYTGLIQILPLTGTLGLIFLIVVINYEFYRILKQGPNKSFVIIAMLCCILLLNNLIERVLPHHVGEKPIVVAQTDVPQSVKYSPDKAKLMDYLLGNFTEFEGYLTIFPEATFPDMDIRNTELEKKLIEKFKKSVLVIGYPTFEENKFYNSLHVYNHGTYVGRYDKILLFPFVETLPYPRIFGFLSFLRGVSYFTPGTLKTFAVDGYGNVGLQICFESYFPHLSRHMSEKADFIVVSTNDGWYRSKIALKQHFSQIVFRAVETRRDFVQVSNTGLSGLVDRYGKFTVLPYGTTWRILYVTPNKEVTFYTRFGDYMVIVSLSIVVLCALTAKRKRGMFV from the coding sequence ATGGTCGAAAACTTGTTGAACGTTTTTCTATCGGCGGCCCTTTTGACTCTTTCGATGCCAGGCTACTTGGATGGAATACTCGCCTTCGTATCGCTAATAGGCCTTTTTTTCGCACTTGAACGAGGAGGACCGTTTTCTTCGGCGATACTGTCTTTTTTGTTTTTCTTCACTTTTACCTTTTTGAACTTCCATTTTCTCATCGATGTACTAACAAAGGGAATGCCAAGTTTGTTCGGAAATTTTTCCCCGAGTGCTGGATTCTTCGTCTACCTTCTCTTTTGCATCCTCGAGGCTTTACCGTTTCTCATCTTCGGTTTTTTGTACAGCTTATGGCATGAAAAAATCCGCTTTAGGTTCTTACAGCCACTTTTTGTGGCGAGTTTGTACACCGTTTCGGAGTTCCTTAGGAGCGTTGGTGACCTGGGATTTACCGGTGGACGGATCTCCGAGGGACTTTACACGTACACTGGACTCATCCAAATATTACCTCTCACCGGTACGCTCGGGTTGATCTTCTTAATAGTGGTGATCAACTACGAATTTTACAGGATTCTCAAACAAGGGCCCAATAAATCTTTTGTGATAATTGCGATGTTATGTTGCATCCTGCTTTTGAACAACCTGATCGAGCGCGTATTGCCGCATCACGTGGGAGAAAAACCAATTGTCGTTGCGCAAACCGATGTTCCCCAGAGCGTCAAGTATTCACCAGATAAAGCCAAGTTAATGGATTATTTACTCGGTAATTTCACCGAGTTTGAAGGCTATCTTACCATCTTTCCCGAAGCGACATTTCCGGATATGGACATCCGAAACACGGAGCTTGAAAAAAAGTTGATCGAGAAGTTCAAAAAGAGCGTGCTCGTGATTGGTTATCCAACGTTTGAGGAAAACAAATTCTACAACAGTCTGCACGTTTACAACCACGGCACGTACGTTGGAAGGTACGACAAGATTCTATTATTCCCGTTCGTTGAAACGCTTCCGTATCCGAGGATATTCGGGTTCTTAAGTTTTCTTCGAGGTGTCTCTTACTTCACACCAGGTACTTTAAAGACGTTCGCGGTCGATGGATACGGAAACGTTGGTCTTCAAATATGCTTTGAATCGTACTTTCCACACCTTTCCAGACACATGTCTGAGAAGGCCGATTTCATTGTGGTCTCGACAAACGATGGCTGGTATCGTTCGAAGATCGCGCTGAAACAGCATTTTTCACAGATTGTTTTCCGCGCAGTGGAAACAAGGCGAGATTTTGTGCAGGTTTCCAACACCGGCCTCAGTGGGCTTGTGGATCGGTACGGGAAGTTCACCGTCTTGCCTTACGGAACAACCTGGAGAATTCTCTACGTCACACCGAACAAGGAAGTAACGTTCTACACCAGGTTCGGCGACTACATGGTCATTGTCTCGCTATCGATAGTTGTCTTGTGCGCACTTACGGCAAAGAGGAAACGCGGGATGTTCGTCTGA
- a CDS encoding endo alpha-1,4 polygalactosaminidase, producing MVKILDRSVFLLCIVLIFALFSRTSVGLMLLNITVVQQEWLLFLNGPKLEDIARTNVTPVIIDYSRDGSESKEFTREDIEPLKRMSNGKTREVLAYVNVGIAERWRWYWSFLPSTLLYGPLEGWEGEYYIKFWTDEWISTLEKYVEKIVGAGFDGIMFDWVNVYYSKSLQKYSKLSESQLRELMAETLRSIVNKFPNLVYAFVNGEDILNLYPDLRSKVKYVVVEDLFFNNNQLAIETKAFKDRLEKLLRLKEHGISVLSVEYVDNGNPFDEENAKRIKSYIEQAKLYGFKYYVASVDRKLNEINIPRIRAG from the coding sequence ATGGTTAAAATTTTGGATAGATCCGTTTTTTTGTTATGCATCGTACTGATTTTCGCCCTCTTCTCCCGTACTTCGGTGGGGCTAATGCTACTGAACATTACCGTGGTGCAACAGGAATGGTTACTCTTTCTCAACGGTCCGAAGCTTGAGGATATTGCCCGAACGAACGTAACACCCGTTATCATCGATTACTCGCGTGATGGTTCCGAGTCCAAAGAATTCACAAGAGAAGACATCGAACCACTGAAGAGGATGAGTAACGGTAAAACCCGTGAAGTGTTGGCGTACGTCAACGTTGGCATCGCTGAGCGTTGGCGATGGTATTGGTCATTCCTTCCGTCGACACTCCTTTACGGTCCGCTTGAAGGGTGGGAGGGAGAGTATTATATTAAATTTTGGACCGATGAGTGGATTTCCACGTTAGAAAAGTACGTTGAAAAGATTGTGGGCGCAGGTTTTGATGGTATCATGTTCGATTGGGTGAACGTTTATTACAGCAAGTCTCTACAAAAATATTCAAAGCTCTCGGAAAGCCAGCTGAGGGAACTGATGGCAGAAACTCTGAGAAGTATCGTGAACAAATTCCCGAACCTGGTCTACGCGTTTGTGAACGGTGAGGATATCTTGAACTTATATCCCGATTTACGCTCGAAGGTTAAGTACGTGGTCGTTGAGGACCTTTTCTTCAACAACAACCAGTTGGCAATCGAAACAAAAGCGTTTAAAGACCGCTTAGAAAAGCTGTTGAGGCTGAAGGAACACGGGATTTCTGTTCTCAGTGTTGAGTACGTCGATAACGGAAATCCGTTCGACGAAGAAAACGCAAAGCGGATTAAAAGTTATATCGAACAAGCCAAGCTGTACGGTTTCAAATACTACGTAGCCAGCGTCGACCGAAAGCTGAACGAAATCAACATCCCGCGGATTCGCGCAGGGTGA